Proteins from a genomic interval of Thermodesulfovibrionales bacterium:
- a CDS encoding CBS domain-containing protein, translating to VKQETPIEEIGRLLVLHRISGVPVVDNASRVIGVVSESDIIFREIDHLPHLVEKLGDMILPRIFRESGRTGDTAGEIMTSPPITVHERAPLRELIQIITERKIKRIIVVDERGRLAGIISRVDIVKALEKIES from the coding sequence CGTCAAGCAAGAGACGCCGATAGAGGAGATCGGCAGGCTTCTCGTTCTCCACCGCATCAGCGGTGTGCCTGTGGTAGACAATGCTAGCAGGGTTATCGGCGTGGTTTCTGAATCCGACATCATCTTCAGGGAGATCGATCATCTGCCTCACCTTGTGGAAAAGCTTGGAGACATGATCCTTCCGAGGATCTTCAGGGAGAGCGGACGGACAGGCGATACAGCGGGAGAGATCATGACCTCTCCTCCCATCACGGTCCATGAACGGGCGCCGCTGAGGGAACTCATCCAGATTATTACGGAGAGGAAGATAAAGAGGATTATTGTCGTCGATGAGAGAGGCCGCCTCGCCGGCATTATATCGAGGGTAGATATCGTGAAGGCCTTGGAGAAGATAGAATCGTGA
- a CDS encoding DUF1622 domain-containing protein, whose amino-acid sequence MEIIHNILEAVILTISGLGTAVVVWGVLEAMVAFIGLKFSSSKEDAVSRSESIRQRLGAHLLLGLEIFIAADIISSAVSPSWEKVGMLAAIVGVRTVLSYFLRMELKHGMS is encoded by the coding sequence TTGGAGATCATACACAATATTCTTGAGGCGGTTATTCTGACCATCAGCGGATTAGGGACTGCTGTTGTCGTTTGGGGCGTTCTCGAGGCAATGGTCGCGTTCATCGGTCTGAAGTTCTCCTCTTCGAAGGAAGACGCTGTTTCCAGAAGTGAATCCATCCGCCAGCGTCTGGGCGCCCACCTTCTTCTCGGACTTGAAATCTTCATTGCTGCAGACATCATCAGCTCTGCCGTCAGCCCGAGTTGGGAGAAGGTTGGGATGCTTGCAGCGATTGTCGGTGTAAGGACTGTGCTGAGCTACTTCCTGAGGATGGAGTTAAAACACGGAATGAGCTGA
- a CDS encoding universal stress protein yields MKIMVCHDGSERAQNALEKSVGLFRAQDPEIILLTVVEEPLDATSTNEESFKKWCQKREDELKTFGSRIADQGLEVDAVLAVGDPRRMILEAVKTKSPDILVVAKRGGGLLNEMVLGSVSAFVIRHVTCPVLVMHC; encoded by the coding sequence ATGAAAATTATGGTCTGTCACGATGGTTCCGAAAGGGCTCAGAACGCCCTTGAGAAATCTGTAGGGCTTTTCAGGGCACAGGATCCGGAGATTATCCTCTTAACAGTCGTTGAGGAACCTCTGGATGCCACAAGCACGAATGAGGAAAGCTTCAAGAAGTGGTGCCAGAAGCGCGAGGACGAACTGAAGACCTTTGGCAGCCGGATCGCTGATCAGGGTCTCGAGGTTGATGCCGTCCTTGCAGTAGGCGATCCGCGCAGGATGATCCTTGAGGCGGTAAAGACAAAATCGCCGGACATCCTTGTGGTGGCAAAGCGCGGCGGCGGTCTTCTCAACGAGATGGTTCTTGGGAGTGTGAGCGCCTTCGTCATACGGCATGTAACGTGCCCGGTTCTCGTGATGCATTGCTGA